The nucleotide sequence AGCCGACGTGCCAGCCGGTTAACGATAACCTGATGGAATTACTGATCATGGTGGACGCTTGCCGACGAGCTTCGGCTCGGCAAATTACCGCTGTGATTCCTTACTATGGATACGCTAGAGCAGACCGTAAAACTGCCGGGCGAGAGTCTATTACAGCCAAGCTTGTAGCTAACTTAATTACTCAGGCTGGCGCAAATCGAATTCTAGCAATGGATTTGCACTCAGCCCAAATCCAAGGCTATTTTGACATTCCCTGTGACCATGTCTATGGTTCACCAGTTGTGTTTGACTATTTAGCCAGTAAGAATTTGTCGGATATTGTTGTCGTTTCGCCAGATGTGGGTGGAGTCGCGCGGGCCCGAGCCTTTGCCAAAAAGCTCAATGATGCTCCACTTGCCATTATTGATAAGCGTCGTCAAGCTCATAATGTGGCAGAAGTGCTCAATGTGGTTGGGGACGTTGCTGGCAAGACTGCCATCTTGGTGGATGACATGATCGATACTGCAGGGACGATCTGTGAGGGAGCTCGCCTCCTACGCAAGGAAGGGGCTCGTCAGGTTTATGCTTGTGCGACCCATGCTGTTTTCTCACCCCCGGCGATCGAGCGGCTATCCAGTGGCTTGTTTGAGGAAATCATTGTCACCAATACCATTCCAGTGCCTGACACAAGCCGCTTTGAGCAACTGACGGTACTCTCGGTGGCCAATATCTTGGGTGAGGCAATCTGGAGAATTCACGAAGACAGCTCACTCAGCAGTATGTTTCGGTAATGTATTAGCGTTCTAGTTTTGTATGTTAGGCGTAGCCATAACTTAAGTAGGGGCACCTCTTGTGGGTGCCCTTCATTCTTTAAAGCTTTAGAGGTAATCAAAAAACTGCTCTGGAACCAAGGTGAGTTCTCCAGATTTGAAGCGATCGCTCTCAATCCAGAGGGCTTTTTTCTGGCGATCGCCTTCGGCAAACATCAGTTCATCCAGTTCGTAGAATTTAGGATCAGCGAAGTCGCATTTGTAGAGCTGGATCAGCTCATGACCTGATTGGCCATTAAACACAAAGATGTTCTCTAGACAGCCCAAGTAACGAATGTTAGCTAGCTCTGCTTGGATTTCTTCCTGAAATTCTCGCTGCAAAGCGATCAGGCTGGTTTCACCAAAGTCTACGCCACCTCCTAAGGCTCGATAAAAAGTTTTTTGTTTCACTGGGTCGTATCCTTCCGAGACAAAGATGCGATCGCCTTTTCCAGCAGCAGCAGCCTGACGGTCTTGGATTAGCCCTAGCGCTAAAACGCGAATTTGATTGACTCCGTACATAGTTCTTAGAAGATGGGATGCAAAAGCTACGCCAAACCTAATTAGCAGAATTAACGGGGTGGCGGATGGGTTAGCTGATTAATTATCGTCGTATTCTGAGTACTCTCGTTTGCGGCTTTCGGGGATCGGCCAGTCTTCATTCTCTCCGCCAATAATCAGCGTTGTGATTTCTACGTAATCTTTGCTGAATTGCCGCAAGGAATTGATTAAAACATCTAGGGCGATCGCGTCACTGGTGCCTAAGTCGAACCAACAACGGGCCCAGTTGCTCTCGTACTCTACTTCCCCAATGTTGTGCATCAAGGCCATGAAGCTATCTTCAGCCGCATCCTGGTTGTAATTCATGTAGCTGATTTCTAGGCCAACATCTTGCACCTGGAGATTTTCGGCGTTAAACCCGCCTAATTTCCCTAGAAAAAACCAGGAGTTGATAATTTCTTCAACGTACTGTTTTTCTAGTTCAGAGGGGTTCAAGCTGAACTCTAGCCAAATCCAGACATTAAAGGGATCAAACTCCCGAAACTGTACTTGCATTTTGTTTGAAAACCGAATAATTGGGGCGTGGCTTAAGCGATCGCGAATGTGCAAGCTAAGCAATTCCAGAATACCGCAGCCAGTTTAGCCTGCTGTTGTGAGGGTAGCCACTCTGTAGAAACCCACCCATAAAAAAAGGTGCCATACTTGACACCCTCAGAAGTATTTTCGAGTAATTGATTGAGCGATCGCGACCTATTTCTTAAGCTCAGTACTGCAATTGCGCTCTTTTTGATCAATGCGGAATTCGGTTCTACAGCGCTCATACGCGATTTGGTTTCGCAGTTGGCGAGGCAATTGAGCGGTTTTATCCAAGGCTTTGCGGAAAAATTCTAGGCTTTCCTGATTTTTACCCTGTTTAACGAGAACTTGGGCTTTGAGGTAGTACAGATCTGGGTTGTTAGGGGTCACCTTCAGAGCTTGATCAACAAACTCTAGCGCTTTCGTCGGTTGGTTCAGGTCTCGGTAGCCAATCGCAATCCCCCGATAAGCCAAGTAACGAGGCTGGGCATATTTGTTCAATCGCTCTACCGCGTCCGCTGGATTGGCAAAGGGGAGATTAACCGCCAGCATCAAATCCATAAAACCTTTCACTAAGTTAAGTTCTGGGTCTTGAGGACTGAGCTTTTCAGCCGCATTCAATGATTGAAACACTCGTTGAAGTTTGTTCAGGGCTTGAGGAGTCCCTCGCACCGTACCTTCACGGGAGACGATATAAGCGCCTTCCATAAATTCGCCCACTGCTACGTACAAGTTGCCGCGTAGGGGGTCAGTTTTACGTAGCTGCTCAGCGGTTTCGCGAGTCTTAGTGGCATTGGTTCGCAAGGCATTCCAATCTTTGTCCAGGTAAGCTAGTGACGCTTTCATGGCATAGCTGAGTGGCTCACTGGGTTCAGCTTGAGATAAGTATTTTCTGGCAGCTTGGTAATCGCCCCGCTCAAAAATCGCTTTGAAGGCTGCTTCGGTATTCTTACCAATGGCATGCTGGTTAGTAGTACGGAAGGGATCGCCCGCAAAAGCAGGACTGCCGCATAAGCTAAGGGCGATCGCCGCAGTACCCGCAACGGCAGAAACGAACCGCCGGGAAGCGGAAACAGGGCGGCTTTGGCGTTGCATCCTAGAGGAGCAGGGTGGGGCATTTGTCCCAACACTACTGGGAGCAATCGGCATGTTCGTCATAATAGAGCCTCTCAAAACGTTCCTCGAATTCGTTCTGCTTGCAAATGCTCTAGAGCCTCGGATGGCACTCGATGAGTTGAAAATTCGCTCATCGCGGTTGATGCCAAAGGTCTAGAAGCACTCGGTTCAGGTGCGATCGCCTACCGATTAAGGGTTCAGCTAGCTGCATAAATTTGACGCAGTCATTCGGTTTGGGTTCCAGTTAGACTGGTCGATGGGTAGGCTAAATTTGTCACCGTTGAAACAAAATTATGACTACCTCGCTACAGCCGAAGCCTCAGGTTTGCAACTTTCCTTCTCGTTAGACTAGCGGCTGGCACGCTTGATTTGATTGAACTTGGGTGGCAATTTCAGCGTCAGGACAGGCTCTAGCCAACGGCGATCGCTGTATCCTGACATTGATCGACTGCTTTGCACTTCGCTAGAAACCTTGCTCCTCGCTGGTAACATCGTTAATGCTCTATCTCAAAAACCTGATCTATCATCCGACTGCTACCCCGACCGCCATCCTCAAATCAATCAATTTGGAGCTAGCGCCTCAGCAAATGGGCTTGATCATCGGCCCCAGCGGTTCAGGAAAAAGCACCCTCCTGGAAATTCTAGCGGGGTTGGCGGAAAAAACTTCAGGTGACATCCTGTGGCGAGAGCAAGAACTGACTCCAGCCCATCTCCAGCAACTGGGTGGTCTTGTCTTCCAGTTTCCGGAGCGACATTTTTGCGGTGCCACAATTCTAGAAGAGCTGCGCCTTGGCCACCCAGAACTAGGGACAGAAAAGGTAAATCAGGCTTTAACAGAAGTGGGGTTGGGGCACTTATCTCTACAAACATCGCCTCATTCCCTGAGTGGTGGACAACAGCGACGCTTAGCCTTGGCCGTACAGTTGATTCGCCAACCCTATTTATTACTACTAGATGAGCCAACGGCAGGGCTAGATTGGTCCATGCGACGGCAGTTGGTCAATTTATTGGCCCGCCTCAAAGACCACTGGAGTTTGTTGATCGTGACCCACGATGCGGGTGACCTGCTAGCGATCGCTGACCGCTGTTGGACTCTCAACCACGGTGAGTTGCAGTCTGTCGATCCCCAAGTGCTAGAAATGAATGCGAAGCAACCTCAATCTGTTGTCCAAAGTTAACTTTAATGTTGGATCTTGAAACCGTGAACCTGCCAGAAATGATCGCTGTTTGGCAAAAAACTCTCCGCTGGCAGCCCACCTCGCACCAGCAACAGCAGTTACAGCGGCTTTACGAACTCATTCTAGAGGGCAACCGTCAGTTAAATCTCACCCGCATTACCGAGCCAAGTGAGTTTTGGGAAAAGCACTTGTGGGACTCGTTGCGAGGCATAGCACCATTCTTCAAGGAGGAAGGAGGAGGGATGAAGGATGAATTTGACTCCTCTTCCTCCTTCATCCCACCCTACGGAAGTGGCGAGGGCGTACATCCTTCATCCTTTCGCGTAATCGACATTGGTACAGGTGGTGGTTTTCCGGGTATTCCGGCAGCGATCGCCTGTCCTGACTGGCAAGTGACACTGCTAGATTCGACTCAGAAGAAGGTTACTTTTCTGCAAACTCTGGCAACCACGTTAGAGCTGGAAAATATCACCACTTTAGTAGACCGAGCCGAACAGGTCGGGCAGTTGCCTGAGCACCGGGAAGCTTACGATTTAGCCCTGATTCGAGCAGTAGGGTCAGCTTCTGTTTGTGCTGAGTACGCCTTACCACTGCTGAAGCTGGAAGGACAAGCAGTGCTCTATCGCGGTCAGTGGACTGCCGAAGAAACCGGAGCCTTGCGTCCGGCGGTGGCTCAGTTGGGTGGCGCGATCGCCGCGATCGAAGAATGCAGCACTCCCGTTAGCCAAGGGATGCGACACTGTCTCTACTTACGCAAAGTGGCTCCCACCCCTAGTGAATTTCCACGGGCGATCGGAGTGCCAGCAAAGCAGCCCTTATAGATTAAGGTGGCGATGAATTGCAGTTAATCCCAGATTTTGGTATCCTGCCAGACTGCAAGGCGCATTGCTTTTTGGGGTGAGTTGAAAGCGTGGCCTGTAAGTTAAAGCTGAGTTGAGTTAGGAAATTGTTGCCACGTATCAGGGTAACTGTCGGAATGAACAACTCCTGGGAGTGAAGTTTGCATGATTGAAGTTGAACAGTTGAGCAAGGTTTATGGCTCAACCCCTGCGATTCAAGATGTGACATTTGCGGTAGAACCAGGGGAAATCTTGGGTTTTTTGGGGCCAAACGGGGCTGGAAAAACCACCACCATGCGGATTCTGACTGGATACTTACCTGCAACGAGTGGCAGTGCGCGAGTCGCGGGCTACGATGTTCACGAAGATTCGATGGCGGTGAGGCAGCGCATTGGTTATCTACCCGAGACGCCTCCGCTCTATCCAGAAATGACGGTGGAGGGGTTTCTCTATTTTGTGGCTCGAATTAAAGGCGTGAGTGCGGGCGATCGCTCTCGACAAGTTCAATCAGCTCTAGAGCGTTGCAGCTTGGTGGAAAAACGCAAAACCTTAATTCGTAAGCTATCTAAAGGCTTTCGCCAACGAGTAGGCATTGCCCAGGCGATCGTGCATGATCCCCCGGCGATTATTTTAGATGAACCGACTGTGGGCTTAGATCCGCGCCAAATTATTGAAGTTCGTAACTTAATTAAGAACTTAGCAGGGACTCATACAGTAATTCTCTCCACGCATATCTTGCCTGAGGTCAGCATGACCTGTAACCGAGTCGCCATCATTAATCGCGGGCGAGTGGTAGCAACGAATAGCCCGGAAAATTTGATGGCGCAACTCAATGCGGGGTCGGGGTATGAGCTAGACGTGGACGGCGATGTCAACACTGTGCAACAACTAGTGCAACCCATTCCCGGTGTGCGCTTGGTAGAGCCCATGCGAATCGAGGAACTAGCAGACCAGACATTAACGCCTCAGCGCTGTCGGGTGCGAGTAGTAGCTGAAGCCGATAGCGATCCAGGTCGGGATATTGCCGCTGCTGTCGTGGGGGGAGGTTTAGGTCTCTACGAAATGCGCCGGACTAAGGCCAGCTTAGAGGATGTGTTCTTGCAATTGACGATGACCGAAGAAAAAGCCTTAGAGTCGAGTGCAGAGACTGAGTTGAGCGCTGGGGGGGAAGCGGAGCCAGTCATTGAAGACGCGCCTGGAGCACCAACTGCTGTCGTGTCTGAGTCAGCAGAATCGGAGGAAGAAGCATAATGCGGGTGATTCTCAGCAATATTGTGGCGATTTATCGCAAAGAGTTGCAGGGGTACTTTGCCTCTCCCTTGGCTTATGCGATCGCGGGCGTGTTTTGGTTCTTGTCTGGCTTTTTCTTTGTGATTGCCTTGCAAGACACCCTGCAAACTGCCGCCGCTGCGGACCAAATTGGGCAACCCTTTGATGCGGCTTATGCCCTAATTCAAGCTTTTTTGGGCTTGATGGGAGTTTTGTCTTTGTTTATTTTGCCAATTCTCTCGATGGGGCTTTACGCCGAGGAACGCAAGCGGGGCACCTTGGAACTGCTAGCCACCTCTCCCGTAACCAACTGGGTGGTCTCCTTAGGCAAGCTGCTAGGAGTTCTCACTTTCTTCATCACCTTAGTGTTGCCCTTGCTAGTTTACGAAACGATTACTTTGAGTGCTGCGAATCCTCCCTTAAATCCCACGCTGTTGTTAACTGGCTACGGTGGCTTGATTCTAATGGCCGCAGCAGTTTTATCTTTGGGCATGTTTCTGTCTTCGTTGACCGATAGCAGCATTTTGGCGGCAATTTTGACGTTTGCCCTCGTTTTACTTCTCTGGTCGATCCAGGCGATCGCCACAGTGGTGGGGGGGCCTGTGGGTGACGCCATCGGGCACTTATCGCTGCTGAAGCACTACGGCGATCTGGTTCGCGGTGTAGTGAATACAAGCGGCTTGATTTTGTTCGTGAGCTACATTATTTTGGGCCTGTTTTTGACTGCCCAGTCTATTGAAGCGCTCAGATTCCAGCGCTCTTAATCTAGCCATTGCACCCGCGTCCACGCTGAGTGGGTCACTGGCTAAAGCCACTTGCAAGTACTATCCCTGTTAAGGGTTGAGTAGAAGTCGATGAAACAAATTCCTACCACCTGGAAATCGTTCAAGCAATCTTGGCAATGGCTCTTCTGGGCTGGGCCAGTGCTGGTAGTTATAGGCTTATCCGCCGGAGCTGTGTCTGGCAATTGGGGCAGCATTCCGGTCGGCCTGACCGTTGCTGGCATTGTGTTGATTGGGGTCTGGCTGCTGCTGCAAAGCCAACCTGGCTCTGGCTTTTGGGGCCGCCGCTCAACTCAAGCCAGCACCAATGCGCTCCTCTCCACGCTGGCTGTCGTCGTTATCCTAGGTTTGATTAATTTCCTGGGAGTCCGCTATGCCAATCAAGTTGACCTGACCGAAAATCAACTTTACACCCTTGCTCCTCAGTCACAGGGTATCTTGAGGCGCTTGCCCCAACCTGTGAAAGTTTGGGTGTTTATGGACCCCAATAGCCCTAATCCAAATTCTGGCCCGACTCAAGCTTTGTTAGACCAATACAAGCGCCAGTCAAGGCAATTTAATTTTGAGATGGTTGATCCACAAGCTCAACCAGGCTTGGCGCAATCTTTTGGCATTCAGGATATTGGCGATGTCTATATTGAGGCAGGCCAAAAACGCCGTTTTCTCCAAAACCTGAAGAGTGAGCGGTTGTCAGAAGGACGACTGACCAATGCCATTGAGCAAATTACGAGCGATCGCCAAGCCAAAATCTACTTTCTGCAAGGTCACGGAGAGTCTTCCTTGGATGAGGGTCAAAGGGGTTTAGCCCAAGCCAAAGCTTTGTTGCAGGAGAAAAACTTCATCAGTGAACCGCTGAACTTGGTCGAGCAACCTGCTGTACCTGAAGATGCAGCAGCAGTCGTGGTGGCTGGCCCCAAGCAAGCTTTGTTTGACAAGGAAGTTAGGGAGCTGAGCGCTTATTTGCAGCAAGGGGGCAGTGTGTTGCTGATGATTGACCCCAATGTAGACCCGAAGCTAGAGGGCTTACTCAAAAATTGGGGTGTGACCCTAGGCAACCGAATTGCGATCAATGCTTCGGCTCAGCAAATCGCTGAGTTAGGCCCGACCGCTTCCGTGGTTAATCAGTATGGCGATCACCCGATTACTAAGGATTTTGGCAATCGCTATTCGATTTATCCGATCGCAAGACCGATTCAAACGACTCCTGTTTCTGGGGTGCAGGAAACGCCTTTGTTGGTCACGAGTCCTCAAAGTTGGGCGGAAAGTGACCTGAAAAATCAAAACTTGGAGTTTAATCCGGAGCGCGATCGCCAAGGGCCTTTAGTGTTAGGTGTGGCGCTAAGCAAGGCGGCTCAGGCTACGGGATCTGCTCAGGCTTCTCCCTCACCTAGCCCATCTGCTAGCCCGTCTGTTTCTCCTTCTGCTAGTCCCAGTCCTAGCCCTAGTCCTACACCAACTACTGAGGCTAACAAAACGCCATCTGAATCTCGTCTGGTTGTGGTGGGTAATTCTAGTTTTGCTACGGATGGTTTGTTTGGTCAGCAGTTAAATGGGGATGTTTTCCTTAATTCGGTAAGTTGGCTGAGCAAGCGGGATGACCAGGTTCTATCGATTCGTCCGAAGGAGGACAAGAACCGCCGAATTACGATGACGGCGCAGCAGGCGAATTTGGTGGGTTGGTTGTCGCTGGCCGTGTTGCCTTTGTTGGGTTTTGGGACTGCTGGGGTGATGTGGTGGCGACGCCGCTAGAATCCGAGCCTTGGGGCACTCGCCCCCAAACCGCCGCTGAGGGACGGTTGCGTCCCTCAGACTCCCTCCAAAATTGAATTCAGAGCACTATGGAACTCTGGTGAGGGGAATGATCTTGCGGCGATCCAAAATCTAAAATCCAAGGTCGAAGATGGCATTACGAGGTGAGCGGTCAATACAAGTATGAAGCTGAATTCGAAAACTTTGATTTTGCTCTTACTGGCGTGCGGGTTGGGGGGCTTTGTCTATTTTTATGAAATTCGCGGGGGTGGCAAGGGCCAAGAACAACAAGTGCAAGGGTCGGGGCAGCGAATTTTTGCTTTTGAGGAGTCTCAGGTTCAAGCTTTGACGCTAACGACATCAGGGCAAAGGTTGGAGTTTGTCAAAGCTCCTACTCCTGAAGCAAAGGCTGGTGCGTCTCCATCTCCAGGGAAGCAGACTGAACAAGCTACAGAAAAACCGACGGAGAAGCAATCTGAATCTAAGCAACCTCAATCTCAGTGGTTGCTGAAGGCTCCGGAGGAGGGGCCAGCGAATGATGCTTCGATAGCTTTCTTGCTGAGTTTGCTGGCAACGGGACGGAGCGATCGCACGATTAAAGCGCCTCTCACTCAGAAAGCGGATTTTGGTTTAGACCAACCCACGGCGACGATTGAGCTGAGGCTGAATGATCAGAAAACTCACCGTTTTGTTTTGGGTAAACCTGACTTTAATCAGAGCTTTTGGTACGCTCAAGCTGATCCGGCGACTTCAGGAACGCCAGAGTTATCGGTTTTGTTGGTGTCTCCAGACTTTAACAATGCTGTGAGTCGTCCACTGTCGGAGTGGAAAGCAGCACCCGAAGCTCCCACTCCCTCTCCCTCTCCCTCTCCCTCGGCGGAGAATGCGGCTCCTAGCCCAGAGCCTGCTCCAGAAGACGCTAGCCCTAGCCCTGAATCCCCTCCTCCGGCGGACAGTACCAATCCAAGTTCCAGCTCGTCACCAAGCCCTGATCCTGGCACTTCGTCTACTCCTGCTCCTCCAGCAGAATAAGCCGTTGAGCGTTCTATTTCGGTGATGATGAAGGGGTTAGCTTTGGTTTGCCCCTTTTCGCTATGCGTCTAAACCATTCAGTCCGAGTTTGATATGACTAGCCCTACCGCAACCCTTTTAGTCTCCTGTCCTGACCAGAGGGGACTTGTCGCAAAAATCGCCAATTTTATTTATGCCAATGGCGGCAATATTATTCATGCGGATCAACACACCGATTTTGAGGCAGGGCTATTTCTGACACGGATTGAGTGGCAGCTCGAAGGATTTAATTTGCCGCGTGATCTCATTGGGCCTGCTTTCAATGCGATCGCTCAGCCTCTACAAGCAAATTGGCGATTACACTTTTCGGATGCGGTGCCTCGAATTGCCATTTGGGTCAGCCGCCAAGACCATTGCTTATTTGATTTAATTTGGCGACAACGGGCTCAAGAGTTTGCTGCTAAAATTCCGTTGATTATTAGCAACCATCCAGATTTAGGCGCGATCGCCAAACAATTTGGCATTGATTATCACCATATTCCTATCAATAAAGAGAATAAGGCTGAGCAAGAAGCCAAGCAGCTAGCTCTACTTCAGCAGTACCGAATTGATTTAGCGGTACTGGCTAAATATATGCAAGTTTTGAGCGCTGACTTTATTGCTAATTTCCCTCAAGTGATTAATATCCACCACTCCTTCTTGCCTGCTTTTGCGGGAGCGAATCCCTACCAGCGGGCCTACAAGCGTGGGGTCAAAATCATTGGGGCTACTTCTCACTACGTGACTGAAGATTTAGATGCAGGGCCGATTATTGAGCAGGATGTCGTGCGAGTCAGCCATCGTGATGAGGTCAATGATTTAATTCGCAAGGGCAAAGATTTGGAGCGCGTGGTTTTGGCTAGAGCAGTGCGCCTGCATCTCGAAAATCGCGTGTTGGTTTACAGCAATCGCACTGTCGTATTTGAATAGAGTAATATTCAAAAACATATCGATTTACAGAGCCAAGTCTCGAATTATTTCAAAGAGTTACTAATTAAATATTAAGTATTAGCAATATTAGCTGAGTGTTTACTTTTTAATATTTCCTCTAGAATGCCAGTTTGATCATCGTGGTAGACTTTTGAACGCGCCTAGATTAGAGGGAAAAAGCGCCACGCGATCGCAACATCAATTCAATTTAGAGCTGCAACCTCATTCTTGTAGCTTTAATGGCAAGAGTGAATTATTACAGTAGAAATATTGCAGTAAAGAATCGGGATATCAGAATTTTTTTTTGCTAACTAGTTCTTTACCCAATTAATCATTCAAGACACACAAAGGTTTTTATTCATCGTGTGTCCACGGTCAAGCATTCGAAACTAGACTCACACTTTAACTTTGCGGCTTCCAGAGGCTGGAAGAGAATTATCTATGGTAGGCCCTTTACAAGCACAAGAGCTTCATCTCGCTTATTTGGAGCAAGCGCCAATTCAGTTTCATAATCAAATTCAGCCGCATGGAGTTCTGCTAGTTTTATCGGAACCAGACTTAAAAATTGTCCAAGTCACTAATAATACGCTGGCTGTATTTGGGATTACTCCTGAAAATGTTTTACAAAAAACCTTAGATGAATTAATCGATCCATTTCAGGTAGAACGGATTAGAGCAGGACTAGCAGATAGCAGCTTAGAGTTAATTAATCCGATTAAGATTTGGACGAAGAATCGGCAAAAAGGGGATGATTACTTGGTTTTTGATGGAGTTTTCCATCGCAGTTCTGATGGCTTTTTGATTCTGGAGCTAGAGCCTGCCCTTTCTCAAGAAAGCATTCCCTTTCTCAGCTTCTATCATTTGGCGAGAGCCTCAATTAACCAGCTAGAAGCGAATTCCAGTCTCCAAGACTTCTGTCAAACAATCGTCCAGGAAGTGCGGCAAGTCACTGGGTTTGATCGAGTCATGCTCTACAAGTTTGACCGCGACGGGCATGGTGTGGTTCTCGCCGAAGAAAAGCTGGATCATTTGGAACCTTACTTGGGTCTGCATTATCCCGAATCCGATATTCCTAAGGCTGCCCGCAAATTATTTGCCTCAAATTGGATTCGGCTGATTCCGGATACTCATGCTGAGGCGATCGCCCTAGTTCCCGCCCAAAATCCAGAGACGCAGCGATCGCTTGATCTCACCTTTTCGATTCTCAGAAGTGCCTCCCCCTGCCATATCGAATATCTCCACAACATGGGTGTGGGGGCATCCTTGACCATTTCGCTAATGAAAGATCAGAAACTTTGGGGTCTGATTGCTTGCCATCATCAATCTCCTAAATATGTTTCCTACGAACTGCGAAAAGCCTGTGAGTTTTTGGGACGGTTAATCTTTGCCGAAATTTCAGCACGAGAAGAAACCGCCGATCATGACTACCGCATGAAGCTGACCTATGTCCAGTCAGCCTTAGTGGATTACATGTCCCAAGAAGAAAACTTTGTGGATGGATTGGTGAAGCACAATCCCAATCTACTGGACTTGGCAGGGGCGCAAGGAGCGGCGGTTTGCTTTGGCAACAATTGCACACTGATTGGAGAAACTCCCAAGGAAGAGGATCTCAACTTTTTGCTGCAATGGCTGAGACAGCAAGTTCAGGAAGAAGTCTTTTATACGAATTCTCTCTCCGAGCTTTACCCAGATGCGGAGCGGTTTAAGAACGTAGCTAGCGGTCTTCTCGCCATCCCCATTTCTCAACGAAATTACGTGTTGTGGTTCCGCCCGGAGGTAATTCAAACCGTTAATTGGGGCGGCGATCCAAATCAACCGTTTGCCGCAACGCAGACGGAAGGGACGGTGCACCTTTCTCCCCGCAAGTCCTTCGAGCTGTGGAAAGAAACCGTGCGCTTGACCTCCCTGCCTTGGCACTCTGTAGAAGTGAAAGCGGCGCTAGAACTGAGAAAAGCCATCATCAATATTGTGTTGCGCCAAGCTGATGAGTTGGCCCAACTGGCTCAAGACCTAGAACGCTCCAACGCCGAGTTGAAAAAGTTTGCTTATGTGGCCTCCCACGACTTGCAGGAACCGCTGAATCAAGTCGCCAACTATATGCAGCTGCTAGAACTGCGTTACAACGACAAGCTAGACGAAAACGCCAAGGAATTCATTGGCTTCGCCGTCGAAGGCGTGAGCTTGATGCAGACCTTAATTGACGACGTGCTAGCTTACTCCAAGGTCGATATCCAAGGCGTTGAGTTTGAACTCACCGAGGTAGAAACAGCCCTCGATCGCGCCCTCGCGAATGTCCGGGGTCGCATTGCTGCCAATAACGCGGTGATTACTCAAGATCCGCTTCCGACCGTGATGGCCGACAGCACCCAACTGATGCAGCTCTTTCAGAATTTGGTCGGCAATGCCATCAAGTTTCGCAGTCAGAATCCTCCAGAAATTCATATTGGGGCGCAACGGCTAGAAGATGCTTGGTTATTCTCAGTCAAAGACAATGGCATTGGTCTTGATCCCAGGTTTAGCGATCGCATTTTTGTCATCTTCCAACGTCTCCATACGCGAGATGAATATGCGGGCACAGGCATGGGTCTGGCAATTTGCAAGAAAATTGTGGAGTGCCATCGTGGCCGAATTTGGGTGGAATCCCAACTAGGGCAGGGAGCAACATTCTACTTTACGATTCCAGTAGGGGGACGCGATCGTGA is from Trichocoleus sp. FACHB-46 and encodes:
- a CDS encoding Gldg family protein, giving the protein MKQIPTTWKSFKQSWQWLFWAGPVLVVIGLSAGAVSGNWGSIPVGLTVAGIVLIGVWLLLQSQPGSGFWGRRSTQASTNALLSTLAVVVILGLINFLGVRYANQVDLTENQLYTLAPQSQGILRRLPQPVKVWVFMDPNSPNPNSGPTQALLDQYKRQSRQFNFEMVDPQAQPGLAQSFGIQDIGDVYIEAGQKRRFLQNLKSERLSEGRLTNAIEQITSDRQAKIYFLQGHGESSLDEGQRGLAQAKALLQEKNFISEPLNLVEQPAVPEDAAAVVVAGPKQALFDKEVRELSAYLQQGGSVLLMIDPNVDPKLEGLLKNWGVTLGNRIAINASAQQIAELGPTASVVNQYGDHPITKDFGNRYSIYPIARPIQTTPVSGVQETPLLVTSPQSWAESDLKNQNLEFNPERDRQGPLVLGVALSKAAQATGSAQASPSPSPSASPSVSPSASPSPSPSPTPTTEANKTPSESRLVVVGNSSFATDGLFGQQLNGDVFLNSVSWLSKRDDQVLSIRPKEDKNRRITMTAQQANLVGWLSLAVLPLLGFGTAGVMWWRRR
- the purU gene encoding formyltetrahydrofolate deformylase — encoded protein: MTSPTATLLVSCPDQRGLVAKIANFIYANGGNIIHADQHTDFEAGLFLTRIEWQLEGFNLPRDLIGPAFNAIAQPLQANWRLHFSDAVPRIAIWVSRQDHCLFDLIWRQRAQEFAAKIPLIISNHPDLGAIAKQFGIDYHHIPINKENKAEQEAKQLALLQQYRIDLAVLAKYMQVLSADFIANFPQVINIHHSFLPAFAGANPYQRAYKRGVKIIGATSHYVTEDLDAGPIIEQDVVRVSHRDEVNDLIRKGKDLERVVLARAVRLHLENRVLVYSNRTVVFE
- a CDS encoding ATP-binding protein, with the translated sequence MVGPLQAQELHLAYLEQAPIQFHNQIQPHGVLLVLSEPDLKIVQVTNNTLAVFGITPENVLQKTLDELIDPFQVERIRAGLADSSLELINPIKIWTKNRQKGDDYLVFDGVFHRSSDGFLILELEPALSQESIPFLSFYHLARASINQLEANSSLQDFCQTIVQEVRQVTGFDRVMLYKFDRDGHGVVLAEEKLDHLEPYLGLHYPESDIPKAARKLFASNWIRLIPDTHAEAIALVPAQNPETQRSLDLTFSILRSASPCHIEYLHNMGVGASLTISLMKDQKLWGLIACHHQSPKYVSYELRKACEFLGRLIFAEISAREETADHDYRMKLTYVQSALVDYMSQEENFVDGLVKHNPNLLDLAGAQGAAVCFGNNCTLIGETPKEEDLNFLLQWLRQQVQEEVFYTNSLSELYPDAERFKNVASGLLAIPISQRNYVLWFRPEVIQTVNWGGDPNQPFAATQTEGTVHLSPRKSFELWKETVRLTSLPWHSVEVKAALELRKAIINIVLRQADELAQLAQDLERSNAELKKFAYVASHDLQEPLNQVANYMQLLELRYNDKLDENAKEFIGFAVEGVSLMQTLIDDVLAYSKVDIQGVEFELTEVETALDRALANVRGRIAANNAVITQDPLPTVMADSTQLMQLFQNLVGNAIKFRSQNPPEIHIGAQRLEDAWLFSVKDNGIGLDPRFSDRIFVIFQRLHTRDEYAGTGMGLAICKKIVECHRGRIWVESQLGQGATFYFTIPVGGRDRERRSGRKVQNHLFGRGQQS
- a CDS encoding DUF4340 domain-containing protein; protein product: MKLNSKTLILLLLACGLGGFVYFYEIRGGGKGQEQQVQGSGQRIFAFEESQVQALTLTTSGQRLEFVKAPTPEAKAGASPSPGKQTEQATEKPTEKQSESKQPQSQWLLKAPEEGPANDASIAFLLSLLATGRSDRTIKAPLTQKADFGLDQPTATIELRLNDQKTHRFVLGKPDFNQSFWYAQADPATSGTPELSVLLVSPDFNNAVSRPLSEWKAAPEAPTPSPSPSPSAENAAPSPEPAPEDASPSPESPPPADSTNPSSSSSPSPDPGTSSTPAPPAE